A section of the Paenibacillus aurantius genome encodes:
- a CDS encoding cytochrome d ubiquinol oxidase subunit II, whose amino-acid sequence MSDSVLAITIIWVFLFIYSIAGSIDFGAGFWAMASMRRRDNHAASIANLYLSPSWKVTNVFLVLLVVALVGFFPHAVYVLGSVLLLPAGLMLVLLIIRSTFMVYAYSVRRYVRLLTVVSGVTGLLIPGLLISVLPVSLGGFVTMESGYPQLLFGKLLGSVTEYAHLAFGISTELFLSALFLADYAREADDEDTYRYYRVRAILLGPLTLITAILVTVTFAPEAQWILPNLQRVEGWFALSVTAFLIGYSALFWRSGRENPGKPRAAVIAIVLQYGLAVFAYGKAHLPYIVYPSQTIDQSVTNHSMFVSLLTGYIVFSAILAPVFVWFWRLFFKDKGYLRQE is encoded by the coding sequence ATGAGCGATTCGGTGCTTGCGATTACGATCATCTGGGTGTTTCTGTTCATCTACTCGATCGCCGGGTCGATCGATTTCGGCGCGGGCTTCTGGGCGATGGCCTCCATGCGCCGCCGTGACAACCACGCCGCCTCCATCGCCAACTTGTATCTGTCCCCTTCGTGGAAGGTAACGAATGTCTTCCTCGTGCTTCTTGTGGTGGCGCTGGTCGGCTTCTTCCCGCATGCCGTTTATGTGCTGGGCTCCGTGCTCCTGCTGCCGGCCGGGCTCATGCTCGTGCTGCTCATCATCCGAAGCACCTTCATGGTGTACGCCTATTCCGTTCGCCGGTATGTCCGTCTGCTGACGGTCGTGTCGGGAGTGACCGGGCTTCTGATCCCGGGCCTTCTCATCAGCGTGCTGCCGGTTTCGCTCGGCGGGTTCGTCACCATGGAGAGCGGGTACCCGCAGCTTCTGTTCGGCAAGCTCCTCGGCAGCGTCACGGAGTACGCCCATCTTGCCTTCGGCATCTCCACGGAGCTGTTCCTGTCGGCTCTGTTTCTGGCCGATTACGCCCGGGAGGCCGACGACGAGGACACGTACCGCTATTACCGCGTCCGCGCGATCCTTCTAGGGCCGCTGACGCTGATCACGGCCATTCTCGTGACCGTCACGTTCGCTCCCGAGGCCCAGTGGATCCTGCCTAATCTGCAGCGGGTCGAGGGGTGGTTCGCCCTATCCGTCACGGCCTTTCTGATCGGGTACAGCGCTCTGTTTTGGCGCTCCGGCCGGGAGAATCCGGGCAAGCCGAGGGCGGCGGTGATCGCCATCGTGCTTCAGTACGGGCTTGCCGTGTTTGCCTACGGCAAGGCCCATCTTCCTTACATCGTCTACCCGAGCCAGACGATCGACCAGTCGGTAACGAATCATTCCATGTTCGTTTCGCTGCTGACCGGCTACATCGTGTTCAGCGCCATCCTGGCTCCGGTGTTCGTCTGGTTCTGGAGGCTGTTCTTCAAGGATAAAGGATACCTGCGCCAGGAGTAA
- a CDS encoding MOSC domain-containing protein → MAMKAMGTLRELFRYPVKSLAGERLEAADVEEQGLAGDRVCAFYDDSREGWSRYFTARNLPEMLAYRASLDGEGQVRVTTPEGQVYGWDEKLLAELQKRTPVKLSLSACRAPHPEVPGLLSVDEASLLIVTDAALSRLESGWGRRLDPRRFRPNLILALTGDAPEEESWIGKRLAIGGALLRVDGPCTRCPVIAIDPDTFSKDPSLTRKLREDLDMQFGLYASVVRPGPVQAGDEVRLLDGPDLTDSPASSS, encoded by the coding sequence ATGGCAATGAAGGCGATGGGCACGCTTCGGGAGCTCTTCCGGTACCCTGTCAAATCCTTGGCGGGCGAACGGCTGGAGGCCGCGGACGTCGAAGAGCAGGGCTTGGCGGGTGACCGCGTCTGTGCGTTCTATGACGATTCCCGTGAGGGGTGGAGCCGCTATTTTACCGCACGGAACCTTCCCGAGATGCTGGCTTACCGGGCAAGTCTGGACGGAGAGGGACAGGTCCGGGTCACGACGCCGGAGGGACAGGTCTATGGCTGGGACGAGAAGCTGCTGGCCGAGCTGCAGAAGCGAACGCCGGTAAAGCTGTCCCTGTCGGCCTGCCGGGCCCCGCATCCGGAGGTCCCCGGCCTCCTGTCCGTCGATGAAGCCAGCCTGCTTATCGTAACCGACGCCGCCTTGAGCAGGCTGGAGAGCGGGTGGGGACGGAGGCTGGATCCCCGCCGGTTCCGGCCCAACCTGATCCTGGCCCTGACCGGGGATGCCCCGGAGGAGGAAAGCTGGATCGGGAAAAGGCTGGCGATAGGCGGAGCCCTCCTCCGGGTGGACGGGCCCTGCACACGCTGTCCGGTTATCGCGATCGATCCCGATACGTTCTCGAAGGACCCGTCCCTGACGCGGAAGCTCCGGGAAGACTTGGATATGCAGTTCGGCCTGTACGCCTCGGTGGTAAGACCAGGGCCCGTGCAGGCGGGCGATGAGGTTAGGCTCTTGGACGGCCCGGACCTGACGGATTCGCCGGCAAGTTCTTCTTAA
- a CDS encoding pirin family protein, with amino-acid sequence MQVRIYPPVMQATGEFDGGKITEQKPIGFPGEGSVVKRVGPLFYWAWGVSSEEARIGLHPHKGFEIMTYVVEGDAYHGDTLGTDSRVGAGGAQVMQTGSGVSHEERLAGGTELFQIWFEPDFMEAIRREPTYRQYEHEEFPLENTGAYTVKTVIGPGAPIELVADAEVYDVEIQPGAVYTHPVPAGYTLTALAIRGQGTWAEADSDREPTVFRTRDFLTSPAASETAASFTNTEEEPLRLALILVPTTVPYALFPKR; translated from the coding sequence ATGCAAGTGAGAATTTATCCCCCCGTCATGCAGGCTACCGGAGAATTTGACGGTGGCAAAATAACGGAGCAGAAGCCGATCGGATTCCCGGGCGAGGGCTCGGTGGTCAAACGGGTAGGCCCGTTGTTCTACTGGGCATGGGGCGTCTCCAGCGAAGAGGCGCGGATCGGGCTGCACCCTCACAAAGGGTTTGAGATCATGACCTATGTGGTGGAGGGCGATGCTTATCATGGTGACACGCTCGGCACGGACAGCCGGGTAGGAGCCGGCGGGGCCCAGGTGATGCAGACCGGATCGGGCGTAAGCCATGAGGAAAGGCTCGCCGGCGGTACGGAGCTGTTCCAGATCTGGTTCGAGCCGGACTTTATGGAAGCGATCCGCCGGGAGCCGACCTACCGCCAATACGAACATGAGGAGTTTCCCTTGGAAAACACCGGTGCGTATACGGTCAAAACGGTCATCGGACCGGGAGCGCCGATTGAGCTCGTGGCGGATGCGGAAGTGTACGATGTCGAAATCCAGCCGGGAGCGGTCTACACCCATCCTGTGCCGGCAGGCTACACCTTAACGGCGTTGGCCATCCGCGGGCAGGGCACCTGGGCAGAAGCGGACTCCGACCGGGAGCCGACCGTTTTCAGGACGCGGGATTTCTTGACCTCCCCGGCGGCATCGGAGACCGCGGCAAGCTTTACGAATACGGAAGAAGAGCCTTTGCGGCTGGCCCTTATACTCGTTCCTACAACCGTTCCTTATGCGCTTTTTCCTAAGCGCTGA
- a CDS encoding GNAT family N-acetyltransferase, giving the protein MTDFRLVKPEELQEAVRLSDATFRDEEQKSMGEGFPNVFSPSLQQSYGAFTDGKLVAFMGLVPAVLRVGAARLDVFQLGSVCTDPAYRGQGLASGMLQEVIGHAGRSGASLLLVSGGRSLYTNAACCGYGSVARYTLTPASLQNAEAAVLASEGTVFRELEPTDLLALHALAEARPVRYDQSAADLAQLLQAEAYGSCVKLRHRVLLAERDGRLTAFAVIGVPYREGLKNPPRVIEWAGDAQAAAALFADATGTFGLERLVVPVPWHERGLAAAVAPLAENQEPEPSYHTLKILSAERLFLQLAPFFEERGAGAEAGPPAARDLEDGRFELRLSGGEARTLAPEELISLLFDPEPKPGAAAEIREAYPALLPVPLPYNQGLNYV; this is encoded by the coding sequence ATGACTGACTTTCGCCTGGTAAAGCCGGAGGAGCTTCAGGAGGCCGTCCGGCTGTCGGACGCCACCTTCCGCGATGAGGAACAGAAATCGATGGGCGAGGGCTTTCCGAATGTCTTTTCCCCTTCCCTTCAACAGTCGTACGGGGCTTTTACGGACGGTAAGCTCGTGGCCTTTATGGGCCTCGTGCCGGCCGTCCTCCGGGTTGGTGCGGCCCGGCTCGACGTCTTTCAGCTCGGGTCCGTCTGCACGGATCCCGCTTATCGCGGCCAAGGCCTGGCCAGCGGAATGCTCCAGGAGGTCATCGGCCATGCCGGCCGTTCCGGCGCCTCGCTGCTGCTGGTCTCGGGCGGCCGCTCGCTGTACACGAATGCGGCCTGCTGTGGCTACGGGAGCGTGGCACGGTACACGCTCACGCCGGCCTCGCTCCAGAACGCCGAAGCGGCTGTCCTTGCATCGGAAGGGACCGTCTTCCGCGAGCTCGAGCCGACGGACCTCCTCGCGCTGCACGCCCTGGCCGAGGCACGGCCGGTCCGCTATGACCAGAGTGCCGCCGATTTGGCGCAGCTTCTGCAGGCTGAGGCGTACGGCAGCTGCGTCAAGCTCCGCCACCGCGTGCTCCTGGCCGAGCGGGACGGCCGTTTGACAGCCTTCGCCGTCATCGGCGTGCCGTACCGGGAAGGGCTGAAGAACCCGCCGCGCGTCATCGAGTGGGCGGGGGATGCGCAGGCGGCCGCCGCCTTGTTCGCCGATGCGACCGGTACCTTCGGGCTGGAGCGGCTCGTGGTGCCCGTTCCGTGGCACGAGCGCGGCCTGGCCGCGGCTGTTGCCCCGCTTGCGGAGAACCAGGAGCCGGAGCCGAGCTACCACACGCTCAAAATCCTGAGCGCGGAGCGGCTTTTCTTGCAGCTCGCCCCCTTCTTCGAAGAGCGTGGCGCGGGAGCGGAGGCCGGTCCCCCGGCAGCGCGGGACCTCGAAGACGGCCGCTTCGAGCTCCGTCTGAGCGGCGGGGAAGCCCGCACCCTGGCGCCGGAAGAGCTCATCTCGCTGCTGTTCGATCCGGAGCCGAAGCCCGGCGCTGCGGCTGAGATCCGCGAGGCCTATCCGGCTCTGCTCCCGGTTCCGCTTCCTTATAACCAGGGACTCAATTACGTGTAA
- a CDS encoding metallophosphoesterase family protein: MTRREFIKWLAGASVLLGGGWLWLGQKPGTPGPAAEEALAEAAPGETAPAPSPSPSPVPQGPGELLASFFLFSDMHISAGEASMSDKLKLALDDVTGFESPVEAIVFGGDLTDFGRDSDYRVLRSILDRYKLPKLYGNMGNHDYYDIWLTKDGQFSTETMPNGKTDAMARQRFQKFLGMDKAYGDAWVNGVHLILVSQEAYVQERSDVGEGAWYSDEQLEWLRRTMEEHKDGKPALVFIHQPFPAVGSDGRTHQLIRANEFRAILKPYKNVFVFSGHTHRSFNGENHYNRHENLHWFNNASVGRTRSAAPNSNVSQGMYIQVYEKEIAVRGREFSTREWIDGAQWQVKFEV, from the coding sequence ATGACAAGAAGAGAATTTATCAAATGGCTGGCCGGGGCCTCCGTCCTGCTTGGCGGCGGCTGGCTTTGGCTGGGGCAGAAGCCCGGGACTCCGGGACCGGCGGCCGAGGAAGCCTTAGCTGAGGCGGCGCCTGGCGAAACGGCTCCGGCACCCTCTCCGTCTCCTTCCCCTGTTCCCCAGGGACCCGGGGAGCTTCTCGCTTCCTTTTTCCTGTTCAGCGATATGCATATATCGGCGGGCGAGGCGTCCATGTCGGATAAGCTGAAGCTGGCCCTGGACGATGTGACGGGCTTCGAGAGCCCGGTGGAGGCGATCGTGTTCGGCGGAGATTTGACGGATTTCGGGCGGGACAGCGACTATCGCGTTCTGCGCTCCATTCTCGACCGCTACAAGCTGCCCAAGCTGTACGGCAACATGGGCAATCACGATTATTACGACATCTGGCTCACCAAGGACGGCCAGTTCTCGACCGAAACGATGCCGAACGGCAAGACGGACGCCATGGCCAGGCAGCGGTTCCAGAAATTCCTCGGCATGGACAAAGCCTACGGGGATGCTTGGGTGAACGGGGTTCATCTCATCCTCGTCTCCCAAGAGGCGTATGTCCAGGAACGAAGCGACGTGGGAGAAGGCGCTTGGTACTCCGACGAGCAGCTGGAGTGGCTGCGGCGGACGATGGAGGAGCACAAGGACGGCAAGCCGGCGCTCGTGTTCATTCACCAGCCGTTTCCCGCCGTCGGCTCCGACGGAAGGACCCACCAGCTGATCCGGGCCAACGAGTTCCGGGCCATTCTGAAGCCTTACAAGAACGTCTTCGTTTTCTCCGGCCATACGCACCGGAGCTTCAACGGGGAGAACCATTACAACCGCCACGAGAACCTGCATTGGTTCAACAATGCCTCCGTCGGGCGCACCCGCTCCGCCGCGCCCAACTCCAACGTTTCGCAAGGCATGTATATCCAAGTCTATGAGAAGGAGATCGCCGTACGCGGACGGGAGTTCTCGACCCGGGAATGGATCGATGGAGCCCAGTGGCAGGTGAAGTTCGAGGTCTAG
- a CDS encoding cupin domain-containing protein produces MEFNKEWQPAEPGVRRRIVTVGRQMMSMIVEFEAGAEGYVHSHPHEQTTYVIRGEFAFTIDGTVHQVREGDTLYIPSDAKHGVTAVTAGALFDTFTPIREDLLKR; encoded by the coding sequence ATGGAGTTTAACAAAGAATGGCAGCCGGCGGAGCCGGGAGTGCGCCGCCGGATTGTGACAGTAGGGCGTCAGATGATGAGCATGATCGTGGAGTTTGAGGCGGGAGCGGAAGGATACGTGCACAGCCATCCCCACGAGCAGACCACCTATGTCATCCGCGGGGAATTCGCTTTTACCATCGACGGGACGGTCCATCAGGTCCGCGAAGGCGACACCCTGTACATCCCAAGCGATGCCAAGCATGGGGTTACGGCGGTAACGGCCGGGGCGCTTTTTGACACGTTTACCCCCATTCGGGAGGATTTGCTGAAGCGCTGA
- a CDS encoding DoxX family protein, giving the protein MMAWGLLIIRLVIGVLFIGHGAQKLFGWFGGYGPKGTGGWMESIGVKPGVLMAVLAGLMELLGGALFAAGLFTPVAAALIVLTMLGAIKTVHGQNGLWATANGYEYNLVLIAAAVGIALTGAGAYSLDALLAG; this is encoded by the coding sequence ATGATGGCATGGGGTTTGTTGATTATTCGTTTGGTTATTGGGGTACTGTTTATCGGGCACGGGGCGCAGAAGCTGTTCGGTTGGTTCGGAGGGTATGGTCCGAAAGGAACGGGCGGGTGGATGGAATCCATCGGCGTCAAGCCGGGTGTGCTCATGGCCGTTCTGGCGGGGCTAATGGAGCTTTTGGGCGGAGCGCTGTTCGCGGCCGGCCTGTTTACTCCGGTTGCCGCTGCTCTGATCGTGCTGACCATGCTCGGCGCCATCAAGACGGTGCACGGCCAAAACGGCTTGTGGGCGACGGCGAACGGCTATGAATACAACCTGGTGCTGATCGCGGCTGCGGTGGGGATTGCCCTCACAGGTGCGGGAGCCTATTCGCTCGATGCTCTGCTCGCCGGATAA
- a CDS encoding methyl-accepting chemotaxis protein: MRIHSLANKFALVMSAALVAVIGGMLVYEWGKIRKDAEQQLLDKGYDLAVSLSGTLARVAESDMRSGVTLADGTRLSGEELRSRLFDDRLAVLPESEAEAKKRGSDYLAKTTELYNGEKVPLSRYELKYSSAYDAYTDERWQGIIDSFLTGPDVVFAIPAAYSANPEFNGFVATHNRTYSPVGEGSKDEWGAVGLLSQKYRANRVFNDRTGFAAASYTDTSAVLKQEYDRVIEGKIVKTWDISYPLMIDGKHWGGVRIALSKASSDAFIASQRMRKTAELLGIMATALTVLFLLTRRVVGRRLRELAAAAVLLNSGEADLRYRIAVKGRDELSLLGTEINRFMETMQGIVTAVRTRAERLEASAGELADKAERSRELTGQSAAAMDRLAAGADLQATGSGDSASAMLQMAEGIQRIAGASGLVAERSQDMLRISEEGSLRAEDAASKMNALGSSMSAIEEAVGRLEKQSAAIGEAASVVTQMAKQTNLLSLNAAIEAARAGEQGRGFAVVAGEVRKLAEQSSEAAERIGDMIAEVQTVTSSAVDAMQAGGRDAAAGLAAVGALTGDFDRILRASREVALEIGEISAASEEMSAGTEEVTASIESMAQIAREASAGTREAAADARTQLQLADETTGLSGTVDGLSKELRHTIGQFLV; encoded by the coding sequence GTGAGAATCCATTCATTGGCTAACAAGTTTGCCTTGGTGATGAGTGCGGCCCTGGTGGCGGTTATTGGCGGAATGCTTGTTTACGAGTGGGGAAAAATCCGCAAGGATGCGGAGCAGCAGCTGCTGGACAAGGGCTACGACCTGGCCGTGTCCCTGTCGGGAACGCTTGCCCGGGTAGCGGAGAGCGATATGCGCAGCGGAGTCACGTTAGCCGACGGGACCCGGCTGAGCGGGGAGGAGCTGCGGAGCCGCTTGTTTGACGACCGGCTCGCCGTTCTGCCGGAGAGTGAGGCGGAAGCCAAGAAGAGGGGAAGCGACTACCTGGCGAAGACGACGGAGCTGTACAATGGGGAGAAAGTGCCGCTTTCCCGGTATGAGCTGAAGTACAGCAGCGCTTATGATGCCTATACCGATGAACGCTGGCAGGGCATCATCGATTCCTTTCTGACGGGTCCGGATGTGGTTTTTGCCATTCCGGCCGCTTATTCGGCTAACCCGGAATTTAACGGCTTCGTCGCCACCCACAACCGCACCTACAGCCCGGTGGGGGAAGGGTCCAAGGACGAATGGGGAGCGGTGGGGCTCCTCAGCCAGAAATACCGGGCGAACCGCGTGTTCAATGACCGTACGGGGTTCGCGGCGGCTTCCTATACCGATACATCCGCCGTGCTCAAGCAGGAGTATGACCGGGTGATCGAGGGGAAGATCGTCAAGACATGGGACATCTCCTATCCCCTTATGATCGACGGGAAGCATTGGGGAGGGGTTCGCATAGCCCTGTCCAAGGCAAGCTCCGATGCATTCATCGCCTCTCAGCGGATGCGCAAAACAGCGGAGCTGCTCGGCATTATGGCCACCGCGCTGACCGTCCTGTTCCTGCTTACCCGGAGGGTGGTCGGACGCCGGCTCCGGGAGCTTGCCGCCGCGGCCGTCCTGCTTAACTCCGGGGAAGCCGACCTGCGCTACCGGATCGCCGTGAAAGGCAGAGACGAGCTGTCTCTGCTCGGAACGGAGATCAACCGGTTCATGGAAACGATGCAGGGCATCGTGACGGCCGTCCGCACCCGCGCCGAACGGCTCGAAGCAAGCGCCGGGGAGCTGGCGGACAAGGCTGAGCGCAGCCGGGAGCTCACCGGCCAGTCGGCGGCGGCTATGGACCGCCTTGCGGCGGGAGCCGACCTTCAGGCGACGGGCTCCGGGGACAGCGCATCGGCCATGCTCCAAATGGCCGAAGGTATTCAGCGCATTGCCGGGGCCTCGGGGCTGGTGGCGGAGCGGTCGCAGGATATGCTGCGGATTTCGGAGGAGGGAAGCTTGCGGGCGGAAGACGCCGCAAGCAAGATGAACGCGCTCGGAAGCTCGATGTCCGCCATCGAGGAGGCGGTCGGCCGGCTGGAGAAGCAGTCGGCGGCCATCGGGGAAGCGGCGTCCGTCGTCACCCAGATGGCGAAGCAGACCAATCTGCTTTCCTTGAACGCCGCGATCGAAGCGGCCCGCGCGGGGGAACAGGGACGCGGCTTCGCCGTTGTGGCGGGAGAGGTCCGCAAGCTGGCCGAGCAGTCCTCGGAAGCGGCGGAGCGCATCGGAGACATGATTGCCGAAGTTCAAACGGTGACCTCTTCGGCGGTTGACGCCATGCAGGCCGGAGGACGGGATGCGGCGGCTGGCCTTGCCGCTGTGGGGGCCCTTACGGGAGATTTCGACCGGATCTTAAGAGCTTCCCGGGAGGTGGCGCTGGAGATTGGGGAGATTTCGGCCGCTTCCGAGGAGATGTCCGCCGGAACCGAGGAAGTCACCGCCTCCATCGAATCCATGGCCCAGATCGCCCGGGAAGCATCGGCGGGAACGCGGGAGGCGGCGGCGGATGCCCGGACCCAGCTGCAGCTCGCGGATGAAACGACCGGCCTGTCCGGTACCGTGGACGGCCTGTCTAAGGAACTCAGGCATACTATCGGGCAATTTCTTGTATAA
- a CDS encoding VOC family protein, protein MEFSYRGIHHVQLAGPPGCEEQARAFYSVVLGMKEIPKPEELRKRGGVWFECPGFQVHIGIQEDFVPAAKAHPAFQVQGLEALKERLALHGCSIREDAPIGTLYRLHTDDPFGNRLEFMEERL, encoded by the coding sequence ATGGAGTTTTCTTATCGCGGTATCCATCATGTGCAGCTGGCCGGACCGCCGGGGTGCGAAGAGCAGGCAAGGGCCTTCTATTCCGTAGTTCTCGGCATGAAGGAGATCCCTAAGCCCGAGGAGCTGAGGAAAAGGGGAGGGGTCTGGTTCGAGTGCCCCGGCTTTCAGGTTCATATCGGCATTCAGGAGGATTTCGTTCCCGCGGCAAAGGCCCACCCGGCCTTCCAGGTCCAGGGGTTGGAGGCTCTGAAGGAACGGCTTGCCCTTCATGGCTGCTCCATCCGGGAGGACGCTCCCATCGGCACCCTTTACCGCCTGCATACGGACGACCCCTTCGGCAACCGGCTGGAGTTTATGGAAGAACGGCTGTAA
- a CDS encoding cytochrome ubiquinol oxidase subunit I translates to MDTVVLSRALFGSSMAFHIIFATLGVGVPVMILFAEILYHVRKDADYALMAKRWTRGFAILLGVAIPSGTIVGVMLALLWPGFMEIVGQVIALPFQIEIWAFFLEALFMSIYVYAADRLTPLQRITSVFFVALGAVGSAVLITDAQAWMNTPTGFTYKDGVISDVHPWQAFFNPNFATSATHVAVSAFMTGAFAIASVAAFKLLRRGRTEREYTYHRKSLFIALLLGGVMSILTAVNGHATAQKLHKHNPEKLAAAESLFETRSYAPLAIGGSPDPETGEVKGAIEIPWLLSFLATNSFSGVVKGLNEFPREDWPPLYTHTLFNAMVGIGSVLILIAIVGAWWYYRRRSYARWLLWVLAATGPLSMLGIELGWVFSCSGRQPWTIYHIQRTTEAATKTAEVGPLLVLFVSIYVFLLIVTALVMSFYFKRHPVAREWQTAKEPGR, encoded by the coding sequence ATGGATACGGTCGTACTGTCCAGGGCGCTGTTCGGGTCGTCCATGGCGTTTCATATTATTTTTGCCACGCTCGGGGTGGGGGTGCCCGTCATGATTCTGTTCGCGGAAATCCTCTATCATGTTCGGAAAGACGCCGATTACGCCCTCATGGCCAAACGGTGGACGAGAGGCTTCGCCATCCTGCTTGGCGTGGCCATTCCGTCCGGCACCATCGTCGGCGTGATGCTCGCGCTCCTGTGGCCCGGCTTCATGGAGATCGTCGGGCAAGTCATCGCGCTTCCCTTCCAGATCGAGATCTGGGCGTTCTTCCTCGAAGCCCTGTTCATGTCGATCTACGTGTACGCCGCCGACCGGCTGACGCCCTTGCAGCGCATCACGAGCGTTTTCTTCGTCGCACTAGGGGCGGTCGGCTCCGCTGTTCTGATCACCGACGCCCAGGCGTGGATGAACACGCCGACCGGCTTTACCTACAAGGACGGCGTCATCTCCGATGTGCATCCGTGGCAGGCCTTCTTCAACCCCAACTTCGCCACCTCGGCCACCCATGTCGCGGTCTCGGCCTTCATGACCGGGGCCTTCGCCATCGCTTCGGTCGCGGCCTTCAAGCTGCTGAGAAGAGGGAGGACGGAGCGGGAGTACACCTATCACCGCAAAAGTCTCTTCATCGCCCTCCTCTTGGGAGGCGTAATGTCGATTCTGACGGCGGTCAACGGGCACGCCACCGCCCAGAAGCTGCACAAGCACAACCCGGAGAAGCTGGCCGCGGCGGAAAGCCTGTTCGAGACCCGGTCCTATGCGCCGCTTGCCATCGGCGGCAGCCCGGATCCCGAAACGGGAGAAGTGAAGGGAGCCATCGAAATTCCGTGGCTGCTGAGCTTCCTCGCCACCAACTCCTTCAGCGGGGTGGTCAAAGGGCTGAACGAGTTTCCGCGGGAGGACTGGCCGCCGCTCTATACCCACACGCTGTTCAACGCCATGGTTGGCATCGGGTCCGTTCTGATCCTGATCGCGATCGTGGGGGCGTGGTGGTACTACCGCAGGCGGAGCTATGCGCGCTGGCTCCTGTGGGTTCTCGCGGCCACCGGGCCGCTTTCGATGCTCGGCATCGAGCTCGGCTGGGTGTTCTCCTGCTCGGGCCGGCAGCCCTGGACGATCTACCACATCCAGCGGACAACCGAAGCGGCGACGAAGACGGCTGAGGTAGGACCACTTCTCGTCCTGTTCGTCTCGATCTACGTCTTCCTGCTGATCGTGACGGCGCTCGTCATGTCTTTCTATTTCAAACGCCACCCGGTCGCCCGGGAATGGCAGACCGCAAAGGAGCCGGGACGATGA
- a CDS encoding purine/pyrimidine permease, translating into MNTKTLAADTAGSLQWLVFLLANALALPIVIGDIYQLSPVEVAGLMQRTFFVVGLASLLQGLVGHRLPVVDGPAGIWLGVFVILGGLARSHGTDPYETLRSLEGSMLLAGALLIAVSAAGLFGRFLFLFTPLVTGAFLMLLSLQLSGVFLKGTLGVSDDGTGLQAGPAAAGLGIFLLVLSFSLWGKGWWKSYAVLIGILAGWAVFAVFGWVGEPLPLTGLFRLPEGLAWGMPRLDAGTAVSSVLVALVLLSNLVASFEAVKQAMPERGTEDDLRKLNRGGLMAGVNTALSALISTVGMVPLSVSAGFIRMTGQKRMGPFLAASAGLCVLSLFPVITSGLARLPGPVAYAALLSTFAQMFGLGLSTVLRDRLDQRRLSILGLTLSLGAAVLFLPPQTFQALPPVLQPILGNGLLVSMLLSMLLEQLWRPAAAEGNGGSAA; encoded by the coding sequence ATGAATACCAAAACACTCGCTGCCGATACGGCAGGTTCTCTTCAATGGCTGGTCTTTCTGCTCGCCAACGCGCTTGCTCTCCCTATCGTCATCGGGGACATCTATCAGTTATCGCCGGTGGAAGTGGCCGGCCTCATGCAGCGCACGTTCTTCGTCGTCGGCCTGGCCTCGCTCCTGCAGGGCTTGGTCGGGCACCGGCTTCCCGTGGTGGACGGTCCCGCCGGAATCTGGCTCGGCGTTTTCGTTATTCTGGGCGGCCTCGCCCGCTCCCACGGAACGGATCCGTATGAAACGCTTCGCAGCCTGGAGGGCAGCATGCTGCTGGCCGGCGCTCTGCTTATTGCCGTCAGTGCGGCCGGTTTGTTCGGGCGGTTTCTTTTTCTGTTCACGCCCCTTGTCACGGGGGCTTTTCTCATGCTCTTGTCTCTGCAGTTGAGCGGGGTATTCCTGAAGGGGACGCTCGGGGTGTCCGATGACGGGACCGGGCTGCAGGCGGGACCTGCCGCTGCTGGGCTCGGCATCTTCCTGCTCGTGCTTTCCTTCTCGCTCTGGGGAAAGGGCTGGTGGAAAAGCTACGCCGTGCTCATCGGCATCCTGGCCGGCTGGGCGGTCTTCGCTGTCTTCGGCTGGGTGGGAGAGCCGCTGCCGCTGACGGGCCTGTTCCGCCTGCCGGAAGGGTTAGCCTGGGGGATGCCCCGACTTGACGCTGGCACGGCCGTGTCCTCCGTCCTCGTCGCTCTCGTGCTGCTGTCCAATCTCGTGGCCAGCTTCGAGGCGGTCAAGCAGGCCATGCCCGAACGCGGCACGGAAGACGACCTCCGGAAGCTGAACCGGGGCGGTTTGATGGCGGGTGTGAACACCGCCCTGTCCGCCCTGATCTCTACGGTCGGGATGGTGCCGCTGTCCGTTTCAGCAGGCTTTATCCGCATGACGGGTCAGAAGCGGATGGGCCCCTTCCTTGCGGCCAGCGCCGGCCTGTGCGTCCTTTCGCTCTTTCCGGTGATCACATCCGGCTTGGCGCGGCTTCCGGGCCCCGTCGCTTACGCGGCGCTGCTGTCGACCTTCGCCCAGATGTTCGGCCTCGGCCTCTCGACGGTGCTTCGCGACCGGCTGGACCAGCGCCGGCTGTCCATCCTCGGTCTGACGCTGTCGCTCGGCGCGGCTGTGCTGTTCCTGCCACCTCAGACGTTCCAGGCGCTGCCCCCGGTGCTGCAGCCGATTCTCGGCAACGGGCTCCTGGTCAGCATGCTTCTGTCGATGCTGCTCGAGCAGCTGTGGCGGCCGGCCGCAGCAGAAGGCAACGGCGGGAGCGCTGCTTAA